In Chiloscyllium plagiosum isolate BGI_BamShark_2017 unplaced genomic scaffold, ASM401019v2 scaf_38568, whole genome shotgun sequence, the genomic window CTCCCGCCCCGTTCCCATGTCCAGCTGAGCCTAGGCCAGCGCCTGCCCGGTGTGCAGAGGGAGATGCCCCTGGCCCTGTTGTGCCGCCTGGGGTTCAGTGATCGGGGTTTTGTGGACCAGTTAGTGGGGTCAGGGAGCGTGGGCCCGGAACCCTGGGCCCGGTACCTGggggagctgctgctgctgctggagccAGACTCCGAGCCCGAGCCTGGGACGGTGAGCCGGGCCGAGCTGCTGCTCTCCCTCCTGGGTCAGGTGTGTCGCTGCTCGGCCCATCACCTGCCCTATGTCCGGGCGGTGGTGTCCCCGGCTGGGGATTGGGGTACCCTGCGGCTAGCTCTGTGCCACCCGGATCCCGGGCTCCGCAGGAAGGCCTGTAGCCTGACAGCCTGGCTGCTGTCGGAGCAGGGAGCGCCCCCTGTCCCACTGCTGGAGGCCGTGCTGCCCCTCCTGGGGGACCCTGAGCCCGGGGTACGAGAGAGCGCCGGTCTGGCGGTGGGAAACGCAGCCTTCGGGGGCAGCTGCGTCACCGCTGGGGCACTGCCTGCTCTCCTGCACCTGCTGTCTGACCCCAGCCCACGTACCAGGCGGCATGCCTGCTCAGCCCTGCACAACCTGGGAACCAGCCATTGCTCCTCCTCCAGCTCCGGGCAGGCCCTGGGCCAGCTCCTGCTCAGCTCTGCCGTCCCCCAGCGGCTCCTACAGCTCGCCGCACCCCAGCGGCCACACAGTCAGCCTGCTCCCGTCCGAGAGGCTGCTCTCTCCGCTCTCAGGGCACTGGCACAATGGCCCCACATCCGGGAGGTAAGTGTAAACcgctgggggggggtggggggggggggggggttagagaGACCTACCCAGATAcaggagtgtgtatgtgtgtgtgagagagagagagggttagaGAGACCTCCCCAGATNNNNNNNNNNNNNNNNNNNNNNNNNNNNNNNNNNNNNNNNNNNNNNNNNNNNNNNNNNNNNNNNNNNNNNNNNNNNNNNNNNNNNNNNNNNNNNNNNNNNNNNNNNNNNNNNNNNNNNNNNNNNNNNNNNNNNNNNNNNNNNNNNNNNNNNNNNNNNNNNNNNNNNNNNNNNNNNNNNNNNNNNNNNNNNNNNNNNNNNNNNNNNNNNNNNNNNNNNNNNNNNNNNNNNNNNNNNNNNNNNNNNNNNNNNNNNNNNNNNNNNNNNNNNNNNNNNNNNNNNNNNNNNNNNNNNNNNNNNNNNNNNNNNNNNNNNNNNNNNNNNNNNNNNNNNNNNNNNNNNNNNNNNNNNNNNNNNNNNNNNNNNNNNNNNNNNNNNNNNNNNNNNNNNNNNNNNNNNNNNNNNNNNNNNNNNNNNNNNNNNNNNNNNNNNNNNNNNNNNNNNNNNNNNNNNNNNNNNNNNNNNNNNNNNNNNNNNNNNNNNNNNNNNNNNNNNNNNNNNNNNNNNNNNNNNNNNNNNNNNNNNNNNNNNNNNNNNNNNNNNNNNNNNNNNNNNNNNNNNNNNNNNNNNNNNNNNNNNNNNNNNNNNNNNNNNNNNNNNNNNNNNNNNNNNNNNNNNNNNNNNNNNNNNNNNNNNNNNNNNNNNNNNNNNNNNNNNNNNNNNNNNNNNNNNNNNNNNNNNNNNNNNNNNNNNNNNNNNNNNNNNNNNNNNNNNNNNNNNNNNNNNNNNNNNNNNNNNNNNNNNNNNNNNNNNNNNNNNNNNNNNNNNNNNNNNNNNNNNNNNNNNNNNNNNNNNNNNNNNNNNNNNNNNNNNNNNNNNNNNNNNNNNNNNNNNNNNNNNNNNNNNNNNNNNNNNNNNNNNNNNNNNNNNNNNNNNNNNNNNNNNNNNNNNNNNNNNNNNNNNNNNNNNNNNNNNNNNNNNNNNNNNNNNNNNNNNNNNNNNNNNNNNNNNNNNNNNNNNNNNNNNNNNNNNNNNNNNNNNNNNNNNNNNNNNNNNNNNNNNNNNNNNNNNNNNNNNNNNNNNNNNNNNNNNNNNNNNNNNNNNNNNNNNNNNNNNNNNNNNNNNNNNNNNNNNNNNNNNNNNNNNNNNNNNNNNNNNNNNNNNNNNNNNNNNNNNNNNNNNNNNNNNNNNNNNNNNNNNNNNNNNNNNNNNNNNNNNNNNNNNNNNNNNNNNNNNNNNNNNNNNNNNNNNNNNNNNNNNNNNNNNNNNNNNNNNNNNNNNNNNNNNNNNNNNNNNNNNNNNNNNNNNNNNNNNNNNNNNNNNNNNNNNNNNNNNNNNNGAGAGAGAGGGTTAGGAGAGACCTCCCAggtacaggagtgtgtgtgtgtgtgtgtgtgtgagtgagagagagagagagagagaaatatgcCCAGAGACTGGGATTTGTGCTTTCGATGGCATCCTGCCCCTAACCCTCCCCCCTGCTTTCCCCTCCACTCCTCTTTTCAGGTTCTGATCTCGATGAACTCCTGTGAGAAGCTGTCTCTGATTGTCCAGGAGACGGAGCAGTGTGTGCTGGTCAGTGCCAGGAACACTGACCGCTCCgtcctccatcactgtcacaggcTCCTGGAGACTCTCAGTACCAGCCCCAGTGAGTGACGGCTGGCAGCAGCAGGATTACCGATGAACACTGTGCTGGCTCACTGGGataggctgaggtgtggcagtCCACCGTCCACCAGGAGCATCGATGTTTCATTTAACCAACGGGAAACAGCTCCCAGGGACCTCCACAACATGCCTTCAACCATGTCTaaaaaaagattaatttattCTGGGGTGGAATTGCTTTTGAACAGAGCTGTGCAACACATCCCACTCCCTGAAAGCAAGGCAGAGACACAGAGAATACGTCAACTTGTTCCTTTTCCTCATGGAAGAGATTGAACTGGTGACTGTACAGAATCTTCACCTCTGTCACACAATGGCTCAGATTCGATCAGAGAGATACCGCCTGTCACCAACTGACAGAGCTCCTCTGCAAATGGAATGTCAACTCAATTTCAGAGGCTGTTGCTAAGTCACAAATGGCAGAATCCCTCCCTCAATCAACGCCGTTTGTCCAATAATTTAAAGCAATAAGCTCTATCGTTCTCAAAAAATCTTAATCAGAGCCAAGTCACCCGCTTTTCAGCAGAACTGCCACTTCCCGTCCAGCTTTTGGACACGTGTACGACAAACCATGTTCAACCCAGGAACGCCCAAACAGCTGCACAGTCCAGTTTCTCCGAAGAACGCAGGTGAACAATCTCTCTCTCGCTGACTCGGATCTGTCGGAATGCCTCTGGAAATACTCTCGTGGTTGAGTGAGCTTCCGAGTCTTGGTTTTTTTCTCCCCTGAACCTCGGCGTCACCCATGGAAAAACCACAACACACCTCTCGCTCTTGTGGCAGGGGTCCCTTGTTCCTGCCCCTCAGCCCCGACTGACCCTGGAGCTGTGCACATCCCACCATCACTGGGATGGACTCTCCGGGGTCTCATGCTGCCACGGACCCTGGATCCCGAGTTTCCTCAGGGCTTCTCGGAAGTAGCGGGGGGGCTTGCTGACCACGTTGAGCTGGAGGCCGTGGGTCTCGGAGACAGAGCTGTCCCCTTCCCCGGGTCCCGGCACCAACAGCTGCCGGCCGTGAACATACAGGGGCAGGTACCGGCACTTCGGCGGAGTCAGGCCCAGCCGTTTCAGCATGCCTTCCGGAAGTTtctgtttcaaaacaaaacaccAGGCCCAGAGATTAATACACAACATGTTCGTGTGAATCCACCACCATCCACTACTGCCCCTCcgtctcccccacccccaccccctccccctcccccccacacacacacacacacacacgcagacattaGCATATAACTTTGAGGGGTGAATTtctatttgcagaattacattatactttgcatgaattcatgaaaggttctgtaaatctgtttttttagattagaatcaggctgaccattgtggcacaggtAGTCTcatgggtggagggagggggttcacaccttcaatgcattatctgggccaacatgacaccatttgctaaagttcacttgagaatgtaactttaaaaaagttctgcgatttacatatggaagaactTAAAccaacattctaaaagatgagagacttaaacaatccaggtctttttcaatatataatttcagttgtaccacactataaacttttgctataaattctgtgtcttacaatcttatcctccacaaccacctgatgaaggagcagcactccgaaagctagtgcttccaaataaacctgttggactataacctggtgttgtgtgatttttaactttgtacatcccagtccaacaccggcatctccaaatcatatattgCAGAAAGGCTTTGGAGCAGGTTTATTACAAGATGAGCATATCTGTTAAAGAATGAGTATGTTTACTACAACGTGAGCATGTCTACTACAGGATAAGCGTGTTTATTAAAAGATAACCATGTCTATTACAGGATGAGTTTGTCTGTCACAGGATAAGCATGTTTACTACAAAAAAAATGTCTATTATAGAATAAGCATGTCTATTACAGGATAAGCATTTCTATTATGGGATGACAAGCCTATTTGATTTGATTCTAAAATCCTTCCAATAGTTCAGGCGAAGACCTCACACATTGAAAGAGAAACTTTCGCTCTAGTTTTTGGAATACAAATGTTNNNNNNNNNNNNNNNNNNNNNNNNNNNNNNNNNNNNNNNNNNNNNNNNNNNNNNNNNNNNNNNNNNNNNNNNNNNNNNNNNNNNNNNNNNNNNNNNNNNNNNNNNNNNNNNNNNNNNNNNNNNNNNNNNNNNNNNNNNNNNNNNNNNNNNNNNNNNNNNNNNNNNNNNNNNNNNNNNNNNNNNNNNNNNNNNNNNNNNNNNNNNNNNNNNNNNNNNNNNNNNNNNNNNNNNNNNNNNNNNNNNNNNNNNNNNNNNNNNNNNNNNNNNNNNNNNNNNNNNNNNNNNNNNNNNNNNNNNNNNNNNNNNNNNNNNNNNNNNNNNNNNNNNNNNNNNNNNNNNNNNNNNNNNNNNNNNNNNNNNNNNNNNNNNNNNNNNNNNNNNNNNNNNNNNNNNNNNNNNNNNNNNNNNNNNNNNNNNNNNNNNNNNNNNNNNNNNNNNNNNNNNNNNNNNNNNNNNNNNNNNNNNNNNNNNNNNNNNNNNNNNNNNNNNNNNNNNNNNNNNNNNNNNNNNNNNNNNNNNNNNNNNNNNNNNNNNNNNNNNNNNNNNNNNNNNNNNNNNNNNNNNNNNNNNNNNNNNNNNNNNNNNNNNNNNNNNNNNNNNNNNNNNNNNNNNNNNNNNNNNNNNNNNNNNNNNNNNNNNNNNNNNNNNNNNNNNNNNNNNNNNNNNNNNNNNNNNNNNNNNNNNNNNNNNNNNNNNNNNNNNNNNNNNNNNNNNNNNNNNNNNNNNNNNNNNNNNNNNNNNNNNNNNNNNNNNNNNNNNNNNNNNNNNNNNNNNNNNNNNNNNNNNNNNNNNNNNNNNNNNNNNNNNNNNNNNNNNNNNNNNNNNNNNNNNNNNNNNNNNNNNNNNNNNNNNNNNNNNNNNNNNNNNNNNNNNNNNNNNNNNNNNNNNNNNNNNNNNNNNNNNNNNNNNNNNNNNNNNNNNNNNNNNNNNNNNNNNNNNNNNNNNNNNNNNNNNNNNNNNNNNNNNNNNNNNNNNNNNNNNNNNNNNNNNNNNNNNNNNNNNNNNNNNNNNNNNNNNNNNNNNNNNNNNNNNNNNNNNNNNNNNNNNNNNNNNNNNNNNNNNNNNNNNNNNNNNNNNNNNNNNNNNNNNNNNNNNNNNNNNNNNNNNNNNNNNNNNNNNNNNNNNNNNNNNNNNNNNNNNNNNNNNNNNNNNNNNNNNNNNNNNNNNNNNNNNNNNNNNNNNNNNNNNNNNNNNNNNNNNNNNNNNNNNNNNNNNNNNNNNNNNNNNNNNNNNNNNNNNNNNNNNNNNNNNNNNNNNNNNNNNNNNNNNNNNNNNNNNNNNNNNNNNNNNNNNNNNNNNNNNNNNNNNNNNNNNNNNNNNNNNNNNNNNNNNNNNNNNNNNNNNNNNNNNNNNNNNNNNNNNNNNNNNNNNNNNNNNNNNNNNNNNNNNNNNNNNNNNNNNNNNNNNNNNNNNNNNNNNNNNNNNNNNNNNNNNNNNNNNNNNNNNCCTGGGGGttcccattgagagagaatctaaccatcgcccccttgacgttcaatggcgttaccgtcactgaatcccccctcccccccactatcaacatcctgggggtccccattgagagagaatctaaccatcgcagAGGAGCAGTAGTGTGTACCCTCTGCAAGACCCAGTGCGGTGACTCACTAAGTGAAGGTACCATCCGAACTTGGAAGCTAAGGGAAGAGTAATGGATGTTTtgcccacatacacacacactgcatGCGATATTTGGAGACCACTGCAGGGATTGGAGGGAGTTTACAAATGGGTGAGTCGGACCCCTGGCCCCCACTGGCCACTCACCCGTCAATGGCTGTAGCTCCAGCAGAGCAGCAGAGCCGGAACTTCTCAGGACGCGGTAATGGGTGACAGCACTGTGTGCAGCTCGGCTCTGACGTACCCGTAACATGGTGCCCTCCACATCACCGACTCGGAATAACGGAGCAAGGGCCATCTGTcggagacagggacagggacagagcaTCACTTTGTATCTCACCCTGTCCTGGGATAGAGTGGGGGGGAGAAGgtcactctgtatctcaccctgtgctgtcctggtcctggtcctgggatgggggtcagtgtagagagaGTGTCATTCTGATTTAactcctgtcctgggagtgtttgattggggggaggggggtggagaacaatgtagaggtagctttactgtgtatctaggagaaagtgaggactgcagatgctggagatcagagctggaaaagcgcagcaggtcgggcagcatctagggaacaggagaatcgacgtttcaggcatgagcccttcttcaggaaactgtgtATCTAACCCTCTATCcaaggagtgtttgatggtggggCGACAGTGTCGATGTAGTGAAGTTCGGTGGAGTAATTGTAGTTTGGGGGGCGGCAAGctagaatttggtgtttgtaaaatgcTCAGAGGGCTTGGGGGGGAGGCGCTGCATGGTCCCTTTAGAAGATTGtgttgttttatttaatttctgtGCATCACGATTTAAAATGCAACATGCCGCGAGCCCTCGAACTGAAATATTTTGTATGGAAAGGCCGTACAGTAAACAGCAGTTTTTAACCAAGGCACCAGACtttcaaatttagccaatcaatttaaaccaGGCCCTTAGACACCAAAAGCCCagtaaatttaaatctgatgggttTGACAACTGAGGACCCAATCCCATCGTAGGGAATATTGATATGTCATCAACGGGGATGAAAGGAAGGGGGCAGCTGGACAAACAGCCCTCAGCTCTCCAGAGAGAATCTACGCCAGAGAGAGAACACCATCTCAATAACCACGGGACTAAGGACAGAGAAGGTGTTCCTGACAAAAGGAGGCACAGAACATTCCGGAAGGCAATGGGGCGAATTTCAAGAGACAAACTTCGGTTGAGTTTGAAgggatttattcagtttgttaatacATTAGTTCATGGTGAGCGtttgataaataaacaaagttacCTGTCAGTTTTAGAAAGTGAGTagaagggatttattttatttacccaCTGGAAGGTGCTGAAATTCAGGTGAGACAAGTTTTCAGATTCCTTTTACAGATTATAGGGCAAGGTGGTGCTCTTTGGGGTATTTCAGTTTCAGTTCTCAGAAGGGGGTCAACCTCCACTTTATAACAAGAGGGAGCTcggctctgtatctaaccccgtgctggccctgggatggggggacagtgtagagggagctttactctgtatctgaccccgtgctgtccctgtccctgggatgggggggacagtgtagagggagctcggctctgtatctaaccccgtgctgtccctgtccctgggggtgtttgatgggggggacagtgtagaggaagctttactctgtatctaaccccgtgctggccCTGCCCCTGGGGGTGTTTCacggggggacagtgtagaggaagctttactcagtatctaaccccgtgctgtccctgtccctgggatggggggacagtgtagagggagctttactctgtatctaaccccgtcctgtccctgggataggggaacagtgtatctaaccccgtgctgtccctgtccctgggatggggggcagtgtagagggagctttactctggtatctaaccccgtgctgtccctgtccctgggatgggggggacagtgcagagggaactttactctgtatctgaccccgtgctgtcc contains:
- the LOC122546326 gene encoding serine/threonine-protein kinase 36-like; amino-acid sequence: MPLALLCRLGFSDRGFVDQLVGSGSVGPEPWARYLGELLLLLEPDSEPEPGTVSRAELLLSLLGQVCRCSAHHLPYVRAVVSPAGDWGTLRLALCHPDPGLRRKACSLTAWLLSEQGAPPVPLLEAVLPLLGDPEPGVRESAGLAVGNAAFGGSCVTAGALPALLHLLSDPSPRTRRHACSALHNLGTSHCSSSSSGQALGQLLLSSAVPQRLLQLAAPQRPHSQPAPVREAALSALRALAQWPHIREVLISMNSCEKLSLIVQETEQCVLVSARNTDRSVLHHCHRLLETLSTSPSE
- the LOC122546327 gene encoding mitochondrial RNA pseudouridine synthase rpusd4-like, whose translation is LRVISVGVPVPAEGAIDIPIIEREVSSPRKHFKMALAPLFRVGDVEGTMLRVRQSRAAHSAVTHYRVLRSSGSAALLELQPLTDMLILGWGWGRRRGSSGWWWIHTNMLCINLWAWCFVLKQKLPEGMLKRLGLTPPKCRYLPLYVHGRQLLVPGPGEGDSSVSETHGLQLNVVSKPPRYFREALRKLGIQGPWQHETPESPSQ